The proteins below are encoded in one region of Juglans microcarpa x Juglans regia isolate MS1-56 chromosome 4D, Jm3101_v1.0, whole genome shotgun sequence:
- the LOC121260195 gene encoding uncharacterized protein LOC121260195, whose translation MESLKKLVKTILVVFSNEYLQSSNANDIARLLAVGKQRGFPRMLRNFDCMHFFGLSSSHDDINVLERSFIFTELAQGRAPEVNYSANDNEYKMGCYLTDGIYPKWSTFVKTIPFPQGNKKTHFVAAQESARNDVKRTFGILQQ comes from the exons ATGGAGAGCCTAAAGAAATTAGTAAAGACAATCCTTGTTGttttttctaatgaatattTGCAGTCTTCAAATGCTAATGATATTGCTCGATTGCTCGCGGTTGGTAAACAACGTGGATTCCCTAGGATGCTCAGAAACTTTGATTGCATGCATT TTTTTGGTTTGTCTAGTTCACATGACGATATCAATGTGCTAGagagatcttttattttcacagaACTGGCACAAGGTCGTGCTCCAGAAGTAAATTACTCAGCCAATGACAATGAGTACAAAATGGGGTGCTACCTTACTGATGGCATTTATCCAAAGTGGTCAACTTTTGTTAAGACAATTCCATTTCCACAAGGGAACAAGAAGACACATTTTGTAGCAGCACAAGAATCAGCACGAAATGATGTAAAGCGTACATTTGGGATCCTTCAACAATGA